From one Colletotrichum destructivum chromosome 3, complete sequence genomic stretch:
- a CDS encoding Putative FAD-binding domain, FAD/NAD(P)-binding domain superfamily: MSEEAGSGASDSLHVIIIGAGLAGLATALSTKLANPSHRVTILEAVKELQEVGAGLQLTPNATRLLDAWGLRPSLSVLATRPSTLSVHRYDGARLLAHEPRLQETIQSRYGHPFWGLHRVELQRALVDRCTALGVELRLSSRVRSVNFARATVTLDHEDRDVATAIASASRPGSTIAGDVVVCADGMWSATRAQFLNRPSPPALTGDLAFRIAIPIDSLKGPHKAELEAFIQSETVHFWIGPRSHGVSYTVKQGRMLNLGLLSPDNLPEGETKVIGDVEEMRSLFSDWDPLLRKLLDQVESVHKWKLCWVEPLDQWASPDGFFFMAGDCCHPMLPYLAQGANSSLEDGAVLGYLLGKVGGRGTKDVQLPAAAAMYQRLRMGRGQRIVMESFRQRDDFHLPDGPEQERRDEVMMASLRPGEEPQPGFPSRWTCPEIQGFLYSYDAYAEAETAYRRDPY; this comes from the exons ATGAGCGAAGAAGCAGGATCCGGCGCCTCGGATTCTCTTCatgtcatcatcatcggcgccggcctcgcagGCCTGGCCACGGCCCTCTCTACCAAGCTCGCCAACCCTTCCCACCGCGTCACGATCCTCGAAGCCGTCAAGGAACTCCAGGAAGTCGGT GCCGGCCTCCAACTCACACCTAACGCAacccgcctcctcgacgcctgGGGCTTGCGCCCATCCCTCTCCGTCCTCGCGACCCGTCCCTCGACCCTCTCTGTCCACCGCTACGACGgcgcccgtctcctcgcccACGAGCCGCGGCTCCAGGAAACCATCCAGTCCCGCTACGGCCACCCCTTTTGGGGGCTCCAccgcgtcgagctccagCGTGCCCTCGTTGACCGCtgcaccgccctcggcgttgAGCTCCGGCTCTCCTCGCGCGTCCGCTCCGTGAATTTTGCGCGCGCCACCGTGACCCTCGACCACGAAGACCGCGATgtcgccaccgccatcgcctccGCTTCCAGACCCGGCTCCACgatcgccggcgacgtcgtcgtctgcgCCGATGGCATGTGGTCAGCCACCCGCGCCCAGTTCCTTAACCGACCTTCGCCCCCGGCACTCACCGGCGACCTGGCGTTCCGGATCGCGATCCCGATCGACTCCCTCAAAGGCCCCCACAaagccgagctcgaggcttTTATACAGTCCGAAACGGTCCACTTCTGGATCGGCCCGCGGTCCCACGGCGTGTCTTACACTGTGAAACAAGGCCGCATGCTCAATCTGGGCCTGCTATCCCCGGACAACCTCCCCGAGGGCGAGACAAAGGTCATCGGtgacgtcgaggagatgCGCTCCCTCTTCTCCGATTGGgaccccctcctccgcaaGCTCCTGGATCAGGTTGAAAGCGTCCATAAGTGGAAGCTCTGCTGGGTTGAGCCCCTCGACCAATGGGCCAGCCCCGACGGtttcttcttcatggccGGAGACTGCTGCCACCCGATGCTCCCCTATCTCGCACAGGGCGCAAACTCGTCCCTGGAAGACGGTGCTGTGCTGGGCTACCTCCTCGGCAAGGTCGGCGGGCGCGGGACAAAGGATGTGCAGCtccccgcggcggcggccatgtACCAACGCCTCCGCATGGGTCGCGGGCAGCGTATTGTCATGGAGTCCTTCCGACAGCGCGACGACTTCCACTTGCCCGACGGCCCAGAGCAGGAGCGCCGCGACGAGGTCATGATGGCGTCGCTGAGGCCGGGAGAGGAGCCGCAGCCCGGCTTCCCGTCGCGATGGACGTGCCCCGAGATCCAGGGTTTTCTTTACTCGTATGATGCATACGCTGAGGCGGAGACGGCCTATCGCCGGGACCCGTATTAG
- a CDS encoding Putative DNA-directed RNA polymerase III subunit RPC4, whose amino-acid sequence MPPEGTTPAQGAGRARGRGTRGRGAGRGTSASVTPSAEAPAPISRPPSALGTATGPAGLVRDSATPRPAPTRGTSVGRFRPKVVRRDEAARDAIARQELEKDNARAKAEARAQARSRGRSRRARGDAMGRGGFMSRTAVASGPFSQINIEGGGRSGGGWGGGGGGGGGGGGFFGGGGGGGRAKREGGGFGEASGHREARINADRLAGYAVDREPDSDDEATAALISSKPDNIWPMGIARIDKKEEKKVIATSAELEAEEQGKAEESLWVDGNESLMGVAPRVEEETKVWHAAPKGMVQVKAEPGAEPGAMDIAPVDFDARVKSSTPEAEEKITPEPKTKKPAADPEVEMITHDMQLLLGELGTVPDENSKAPETEPVQDKDGRLYLFQFPPLLPPLHPATAPKVKPEPDDIVMLDQPGEPVDLTRSEENIKAKIEEDKDIDLTDINQLVSQAGMMGKLKVRKSGKVELDWGGRTLELSPAAGMNFLTTAVIVEESDEKTKQGIIGGDSIGMGKIMGRFVLAPTWGDEEEWDVDPEDLVVPDE is encoded by the exons ATGCCCCCCGAGGGAACGACCCCGGCTCAAGGCGCCGGTAGggctcgcggccgaggaacaAGAGGCAGAGGTGCGGGAAGAGGAACATCTGCCAGTGTCACACCAAGCGCCGAGGCGCCCGCGCCGATTTCTAGACCGCCTTCGGCACTGGGCACTGCTACGGGGCCTGCGGGGCTTGTCAGAGACTCTGCAACTCCCCGGccagcgccgacgaggggCACCTCCGTTGGCAGGTTCCGCCCCAAGGTCGTGCGCAGAGACGAGGCTGCGAGAGACGCCATCGCTCGACAAGAGTTGGAAAAAGATAATGCGAGGGCAAAGGCTGAGGCTCGAGCGCAAGCTCGGTCTCGAGGTCGCAGCCGGAGAGCTCGTGGAGATGCCATGGGCAGGGGTGGATTCATGTCACGAACTGCTGTTGCCAGCGGCCCCTTCTCGCAAATAAACATTGAGG GTGGCGGAAGATCAGGCGGAGGctggggaggaggtggtggtggcggcggcggcggcggcggctttttcggtggtggcggaggagggggcagAGCCAAGAGAGAAGGTGGTGGGTTTGGAGAGGCATCCGGTCATCGCGAAGCCCGAATCAATGCCGACAGGCTCGCCGGATACGCGGTTGACCGCGAGCCAGACTCAGACGACGAAGCGACAGCAGCCCTCATCAGCTCGAAGCCCGATAATATCTGGCCCATGGGCATTGCGCGAATCgacaagaaagaagagaagaaggtcattgccacctcggccgagctcgaggcggaaGAACAAGGCAAGGCAGAAGAAAGTCTATGGGTTGACGGAAACGAGTCTTTGATGGGCGTTGCTCCTCGGGTGGAGGAAGAGACCAAGGTTTGGCATGCGGCACCCAAAGGCATGGTCCAGGTCAAGGCAGAACCCGGAGCCGAACCAGGCGCCATGGACATAGCGCCAGTCGACTTTGACGCCAGGGTGAAATCCTCGACccccgaagccgaggagaagatcaCGCCTgagccgaagacgaagaagccagcGGCCGACCCCGAGGTGGAAATGATCACGCACGACATGCAACTTCTGTTGGGCGAACTAGGCACGGTTCCGGACGAGAACTCCAAGGCACCCGAGACCGAGCCGGTGCAGGACAAGGACGGCCGATTGTACCTCTTCCAGTTCCCACCCCTACTCCCGCCCCTGCATCCTGCGACTGCGCCCAAGGTCAAGCCGGAGCCGGACGACATTGTCATGCTGGATCAGCCTGGCGAGCCTGTTGACCTCACCAGGTCGGAAGAGAATatcaaggccaagatcgaggaggacAAAGACATTGACTTGACCGACATCAATCAACTTGTTTCCCAAGCCGGCATGATGGGCAAGCTCAAGGTTCGCAAGTCCGGCAAAGTCGAGTTGGACTGGGGCGGACGAACCCTGGAGCTCAGCCCAGCTGCGGGCATGAACTTCTTGACCACGGCAGTGATCGTGGAAGAGTCGGATGAGAAGACAAAGCAaggcatcatcggcggcgacagcatcGGCATGGGCAAGATCATGGGCAGGTTTGTCCTCGCTCCCACCTGgggcgatgaggaggaaTGGGACGTCGACCCGGAAGATCTTGTTGTTCCTGACGAGTAG
- a CDS encoding Putative urease accessory protein UreD, which produces MNSPFPKSSSVAGEGEIVAQLLPNGLSGLKAMSYQYPLKLISPTPAADQKSVLVFLLSYGGGLVGGDSVNLSIRALSGSKLSVVTQGHTKIFKSASPDIVTRQTLEVHIEDNAGICQLPDPVQPFDGSVYEQMQIFTAAPSASLCLLDWVTQGRTARGEDWSFIKWTGRNEVWSSGERPQGKNRLLVRDTVTLDRNSQGLVGRSLRDSMHGNGLFGTLILRGPQMHALGNFFLDEFGVLPRLGARDFRSAEAKATEESNSTEDELWRAKRIEMEAKDGILWSAARVRGCVIVKFGASTVEAGRLWIGNMLSREGSVAALYGEQSLMCLR; this is translated from the coding sequence ATGAACTCCCCGTTTCCAAAGTCTTCATCTgttgccggcgagggcgagattGTGGCCCAGCTGCTGCCGAATGGCCTCTCGGGTCTCAAGGCTATGTCGTACCAGTATCCTTTGAAACTCATCTCACCCACCCCGGCAGCCGACCAGAAGAGCGTTCTAGTCTTCCTGTTATCGTACGGGGGCGGGCTCGTCGGAGGCGATAGCGTCAACCTGTCAATCCGCGCTCTCTCGGGATCGAAGCTCAGCGTTGTCACGCAGGGTCACACGAAGATATTTAAGTCCGCTTCTCCCGACATAGTCACGCGCCAGACCCTCGAGGTCCACATCGAAGACAATGCCGGCATTTGCCAGTTGCCCGATCCGGTACAGCCCTTTGATGGGAGCGTCTATGAGCAGATGCAAATATTCACAGCTGCCCCCAGCGCATCTCTGTGTCTACTGGACTGGGTGACGCAGGGCAGAACGGCACGCGGCGAAGACTGGAGCTTCATCAAGTGGACAGGCCGCAACGAAGTCTGGTCATCAGGAGAAAGGCCGCAAGGCAAGAACCGTCTGCTTGTGCGAGACACGGTCACTCTAGACAGAAACAGCCAAGGCTTGGTCGGCAGGTCATTGCGAGACTCCATGCATGGAAACGGGCTATTTGGTACATTGATCCTTCGAGGGCCGCAGATGCACGCCCTAGGCAACTTTTTCCTTGACGAGTTTGGTGTCTTGCCGCGGCTCGGCGCGAGGGATTTCAGATCAGCAGAGGCCAAGGCTACGGAGGAGAGCAACTCAACGGAGGATGAGTTATGGCGGGCGAAGCGCATAGAGATGGAGGCTAAGGACGGCATCTTGTGGTCAGCGGCGAGAGTCAGGGGATGCGTCATTGTGAAATTCGGAGCGAGCACTGTTGAAGCTGGGCGGTTATGGATTGGCAACATGTTGAGTCGAGAGGGCAGCGTAGCAGCACTTTACGGGGAGCAGTCGTTGATGTGTCTCAGATGA
- a CDS encoding Putative armadillo-like helical, stromalin conservative domain, cohesin subunit Scc3/SA: MESATASPEAESSRRRSGRVVRAPEKFSPEPVTAPKRKRGPEHDEDDEGNEDDEPETDATMSDADESGDDRPRARPKKRSGASQGNRVKKPATKKPKTNGVTTSGHSASLPSRPKKTVRIAAADKQGEGLYSDVFASGLPSDEVADKWQTRYQANDALAIVELVNLVLQCSGCDLEITEDDVRDPDNCQARLTELQDLFQEEQVTEYPLISRAKNTKAFRDLLTGFFRSVVRSVHETDVLYNDATLMENLVRWIASMSTSSLRPFRHTATTVILSLVHGLIDVANTLDSRITAIEQQINQAKRGKNKAKLAEMQRNLDEANNNRELCGHHIKDFFDTTFIHRYRDIDPRIRTECVEALGSWIIGQPTVFMQPEYLRYLGWMLSDVVSSTRQEVLRQLARIFRKDIQPLGHFIDRFRPRLIEIATKDAEVSVRVTAISVINVLRDAGMLEPDEVDSIGKLVFDSDSRMRKAVVNFFVSCVEDSIESKMEELGGQDALDELFGEIEDDDYDSPRSTWVNIKCLAENLAAFDAQVEGEQQDTNPHGLAVAADVTQASVPDTRISLASQALFEKVPYVKEWEVLAGFLLYDHTVSSKSRSKSNGASTEIAFKKAVGPEGSEEAILLEVLASAVKMSMLQTTEIEKNKKKSGRPEVTEAQEETALELATVIPQLLNKFGADPATATIVLRMEHFLDLEVFQALRQDSTKYEKLLDEISTQFNRHDDKRVVSEAAAALLHSRQYDELEELTDGRLAVLWENVINTLRSFDKTCELTLRGNLEEEHLTALSTVLMKISELARISDCGEVLETEGRAAESMSSTIDILVNIVRRGTFNEPSDVDDLEDEVTSFAIKGIQFYFMWKVRSFQKSIQSEIEIPDSVMDQLAVLRKKYDTGLIKTLSSRAIIDEIRIFATGALCDIHVLFGSLRNWTEESRGNANYRKLTRLAHELEPKLLPELISIYDGVERSFAKRTKKILNEPAEDEEPMDDDDSDEEEDEDEGLSQEEKLAIELKSEKALCELAAKFVLAIVQKVLDQTGPYAGKLRKRLLRNQGRLGKNFAEVVAYLDPSKVREHLYGKKQAAQRAKTSAKPAAAKPMRSEEIVVDDDDDDDDEEEDIFAEAEPEPEEGSKEDLRRRELLEEEEEEEEPDVEEAIANNDADDDDVLGD; encoded by the exons ATGGAGAGCGCGACAGCATCCCCCGAAGCCGAGTCGTCGCGTCGTCGATCCGGACGCGTCGTGCGAGCCCCCGAAAAGTTCAGCCCCGAACCAGTCACCGCCCCCAAGCGCAAGAGAGGCCCGGAacacgatgaggacgatgaagggaacgaagacgacgaaccCGAGACGGATGCCACGATGAGCGACGCCGACGAAAGTGGTGACGACCGCCCTCGCGCCAGGCCCAAGAAGCGATCGGGCGCATCGCAAGGGAATCGCGTGAAGAAGCCCGCCACCAAGAAACCAAAGACGAACGGGGTTACTACGTCTGGTCATTCTGCCAGTCTGCCATCTCGCCCAAAGAAGACGGTGAGGattgctgccgccgacaagcAGGGGGAGGGCCTTTACT CCGATGTTTTTGCCTCGGGCTTGCCCTCAGATGAGGTTGCCGACAAATGGCAGACTAGATACCAAGCCAACGATGCTCTTGCCATCGTCGAACTTGTCAATCTTGTCTTGCAATGTTCGGGCTGCGATCTCGAGATcaccgaagacgacgtccgcGACCCTGATAATTGTCAGGCTCGCCTGACCGAGCTTCAGGATCTGTTCCAAGAG GAGCAAGTCACGGAGTACCCCCTCATTTCCAGGGCGAAGAACACCAAAGCTTTCCGCGACCTCCTGACCGGGTTTTTCAGGAGTGTCGTACGTAGCGTTCACGAAACTGACGTTCTGTATAACGACGCGACCTTGATGGAAAATCTTGTTCGCTGGATAGCATCCATGTCGACTTCCTCACTCCGTCCGTTCCGACACACAGCAACCACTGTCATTCTCTCCCTAGTGCACGGCTTGATTGACGTCGCAAACACCCTTGATTCTCGGATTACTGCGATCGAGCAGCAGATCAATCAAGCCAAGAGGGGCAAGAACAAGGCGAAGCTAGCGGAAATGCAGCGCAATCTCGATGaggccaacaacaacagagaGCTGTGTGGCCATCACATCAAGGACTTTTTCGACACCACCTTTATTCACAGATACCGAGATATCGACCCGCGTATCCGGACAGAGTGTGTCGAGGCCTTGGGATCTTGGATCATTGGCCAGCCGACAGTCTTCATGCAGCCCGAGTATCTACGCTACCTGGGTTGGATGCTCTCGGACGTGGTCTCTTCAACCAGACAGGAAGTCCTCAGGCAACTGGCCCGTATCTTTAGGAAGGACATCCAGCCCCTGGGCCACTTCATCGACCGGTTCAGACCCCGTCTTATTGAGATTGCCACGAAGGATGCCGAGGTGTCTGTACGCGTCACGGCAATCTCTGTTATCAACGTTCTACGGGATGCAGGGATGTTGGAGCCAGACGAAGTTGACTCGATTGGCAAGCTCGTTTTTGACAGCGACTCCAGGATGAGGAAAGCAGTCGTCAACTTCTTTGTCTCGTGCGTCGAAGATTCCATCGAGAGCAAgatggaggagctcggcggccaggatGCACTGGACGAGCTTTTTGGCGAaatcgaggacgacgactaTGACTCACCCCGCAGCACATGGGTCAACATCAAGTGCCTAGCGGAGAATCTTGCAGCGTTCGATGCGCAGGTTGAGGGCGAGCAGCAGGACACCAACCCTCACGGTcttgccgttgctgctgaTGTCACGCAGGCGAGCGTTCCTGACACTCGCATATCGCTCGCATCCCAAGCTCTTTTCGAAAAGGTACCCTATGTCAAGGAGTGGGAGGTGCTGGCAGGATTTCTGCTTTACGACCACACTGTCAGTTCCAAGTCCAGGTCCAAGTCAAATGGCGCCTCCACCGAGATTGCTTTTAAGAAAGCCGTCGGGCCCGAGGGGTCAGAGGAGGCTATCCTCCTGGAagtcttggcctcggcggtcaAGATGTCGATGCTCCAGACCACGGAGATtgagaagaacaagaagaaaagcgGTCGCCCGGAAGTTACTGAGGCCCAGGAAGAGACAGCTCTGGAGCTGGCAACCGTGATCCCGCAACTTCTCAATAAGTTTGGGGCTGATCCTGCCACCGCCACCATAGTCTTGCGGATGGAGCACTTTTTGGACCTGGAGGTTTTCCAGGCATTACGACAAGATTCGACCAAGTATGAGAAGTTGCTGGACGAGATCAGCACGCAGTTCAACAGGCATGACGATAAGAGGGTTGTTTCCgaagctgccgctgctcTCCTCCATTCTCGGCAGTATGACGAGCTTGAGGAGCTGACTGATGGAAGGCTCGCAGTTCTTTGGGAGAACGTCATCAACACGCTGCGAAGTTTCGACAAAACGTGCGAGCTCACCCTTCGCGGCAACCTGGAAGAGGAGCATTTGACTGCGCTCTCTACCGTGCTCATGAAGATCAGTGAGCTTGCTCGCATCTCCGATTGCGGTGAAGTCCTCGAAACTGAAGGTCGTGCTGCTGAATCCATGTCGTCTACCATCGACATCCTGGTTAACATCGTCCGCCGGGGTACTTTCAATGAGCCGAGCGATGTCGATGACTTGGAAGATGAGGTCACGTCCTTCGCCATCAAGGGCATCCAGTTCTACTTCATGTGGAAGGTGCGGAGCTTTCAGAAGTCTATTCAAAGCGAGATCGAAATACCCGATTCTGTTATGGACCAACTTGCCGTCCTGCGCAAAAAGTACGATACCGGACTGATCAAAACTTTATCGTCGCGCGCTATCATCGACGAGATTCGTATTTTCGCGACTGGCGCTCTTTGTGACATCCATGTTCTCTTCGGCTCCTTGCGAAACTGGACCGAAGAGTCTCGTGGGAACGCCAACTACAGGAAGCTCACGAGGCTGGCACATGAGCTCGAGCCCAAGCTCTTGCCTGAGCTCATCTCCATTTACGATGGTGTCGAGCGAAGCTTTGCCAAGCGAACGAAGAAGATCCTTAACGAGCCGGCTGAGGACGAAGAAcccatggacgacgacgattccgacgaagaggaggacgaagatgagggccTTAGTCAAGAGGAGAAGCTCGCCATTGAGCTTAAGTCTGAAAAGGCCCTCTGTGAGCTGGCTGCCAAGTTCGTGCTCGCCATCGTCCAAAAGGTCTTGGACCAAACAGGGCCCTACGCCGGAAAGCTTCGAAAGCGTCTTCTTCGAAATCAGGGCAGGCTTGGCAAAAATTTCGCCGAAGTGGTCGCTTACCTCGATCCGTCCAAGGTCCGGGAGCATTTGTATGGCAAGAAGCAGGCAGCACAAAGGGCGAAGACGTCAGCCAAGCCAGCCGCTGCGAAGCCCATGCGCAGCGAGGAGAttgttgtcgacgacgacgacgacgatgatgacgaagaggaagacatTTTTGCGGAAGCCGAACCTGAGCCGGAAGAGGGATCCAAGGAAGACCTCCGGCGGCGAGAAttgctggaggaggaagaagaagaagaagagcccGACGTGGAAGAGGCTATTGCCAATAATGATgcagacgatgacgacgtaTTGGGCGACTAA